The following are encoded in a window of Dictyostelium discoideum AX4 chromosome 6 chromosome, whole genome shotgun sequence genomic DNA:
- the adprt3 gene encoding NAD+ ADP-ribosyltransferase yields the protein MATSIKRGDPQSEKIKYIKGTFFVIRPDETSKEPFWIAYALEDVPAKNKEVYVRWLTVSDEDETEYKVGPESSSSNIPIESIIVTTTLKANSKQESSYRISKIELRRVNTIVENESSSEEEEEEESNGEEEKEGNAQESGSESEESESESEVPVKKTKKQLVEEQKKSAAAAKKLQKEKEKEKEKEKAKKLKEKEKEKEKAKKQKEKEKEKAKKLKEKEKEKKKKNSESEKPKKSNKSKKQEDTENESESESESESESSSSESEKEESSKKSSSKKKTTTKEKSKPTKKSKKQETEDEEESGSDESSGDDDEKSSSDEDEREKKSSKKSSTAANGKPQEIKPIVKKSTGKRKKNEDSDASSGDEEEEEEDKTTTKKSKGKGGESKKVVKEKVTKVAKPTKASIKAQTKKGNPNPAIPVLEVDPGFEWAKTATTLSDFCCSICRSREASKAIIENNIPLLKEIIKENRYNSLLSNWSSGLEKSPLHYAIINNNIEAIELVYKDAKDEAKLRPSLPNFDKASTGTYSKYTYGHNVRALTQSRGGKEGDEAFLHDSNNYQEHELTLEVQQTNIIQLIFSNSCVKMTTIQELFRLDPTLNDNVSYNIYYAVRAGNLEVSEHFVKDLFKRGGFGFNNLHSQALSVDGNEEFLPFKSVSVTKKPNFGNVTPIHFAAINPKGKYLKQLLDVLSEPSRPDHNSFRPLHYAAACTAPVNIQLLTSKGVELNDLNSLGMTPLMIASQLGRVQNIKALVKASKERQIVNFVKFKNKKLQDALHFAAEAGQLGSIRTLLEEGADIDVFEKGTKYTALMKASIMGHFDAVKILVEEGKADVEKKDKFKRTALVLAAINGHIKIVSFLLHYNASFKVIDSSKNSILHFTAAYGWIDIIRYLVEQFQAPINEFNDWKTTPLSVAIRKGHFQCTKYLLDKDADANVTDENNRSILLQSLVNSSLSMALMENIKYLIVQGKANVNHQDKDLNGVLHVLSLAEIELPGEVKEKQPNYYWGRQAKPAEDPVKAEKRLQDQLKIVEEIANYLISKGASVNSKNKDGCTPLMLAFQEKNIPIIIYLLGRSDVSLVGTYSSTKSNILHDIMKLDDSLHFSKITDLLLKSKDLKTIINQYNKEHLTPLMSIIKNFKSDTTEKNEKFFKFLRSLISNAKPDLSLVEEKLVIDADSMDESDDHHNTSNISHNSSDDDNSDNGSDDDDNLDDDDDNSDGNSDNDDDNNSDNEEHGKNKDDKELILKRSVLHFAVQTGSLNIVQILLEFKPKDIDQLNVYSETALHNAIDGNHFQIAFLLVDSGANVKISNSFERSPLHLACAKMNFPLIKKLASKGSPINKQDFKGLTPLMIACQNKGNISDEALEGEDNPISILLQNGADPKIVDSKKRNALHYSINASGADTNSSFEIEDLLIKHKAPLNEVDYLGRTPLHYAFIKIGSRFIDNGTSYDPVQVVSSLCSFESIQIDKPDKFGRSPLFYACQHGSTVSALLLIQRKADINRVDEDGNTPLAITLLFKHPDCAINVIQKGANVKGTLTKFNYKITKTETPWKTETTTTTTTPNGATTTTTTTTTTTTTASTSTTASANILPQVAAPLNRGRISRAQHSNAAIQEPKIPHYKQPMKVEYKVEKINVCKVGLFYHVVSNNWQGVAYIMLDSGLDNFSALHDAFKADKYQLALTLLSKCRSAAELSPLSPESKQNLFHFIGMYPSSVANWSARVQQKLLSSGVSPNLTDSTGRTPLHYAAVSENVPFTQFLLTQKLNINQQDKEGNTPLSLALIKIKTPTPITSDTQQQQSTEDIIKNFVLPAEFKLLLTNLPNLELKFKYEENEITPLIYAINIKNIGLIGTLLNSKANINTVDALGQPPLFHAVKTNKMDIVNLILSKKPNMNIQDTDKKSVIHYVVNPTEYGSFENVTLLNLLAKQGSKIDLADIAGKTPLYYASLQDSGKMKDALIKLGAKKIPQETLPTREVSTISNWSELNTVNYEQDYNKYIETKKELMAASNKQLKPLVDPISRMQENSEVYVDSNGLIFDILMTKVDAKRGNWGENNFYKMQIIYNPGLDRYFLWNRWGRIGDVGQYQKTPFSKDEAVTEFCKVFKTKSGNAFNLDSMSNFQKIEGRYHLVHIDRTDKTKKEILHPFVLSQYPKSQLPKELYDVMAQFCNVESISHQLKNLKIDTDIMPLGRISKDLIQKAITVLGKLSEAVEQIRLIEEHEANKRASSFTNATTVGSGVSGSGGDSTSTTDKPEEPNFPPLNDVKESLIKLSNEFYELIPHSNFSTERMVILKSAKEITAKTTLLQNLDELETVSKILIAAHQNTTMHPYDYCFKALGASLEKLDANSPEFGILKKYSENTGCTKKIVNIFKLQRKGEVERFQAHKNLKNHFLLWHGSLTTNYLSILSQGLKIAPPEAPVTGYMFGKGIYFSDMFRKSINYCGSWDSSSANSFLLLSEVALGTMKEFKSAHYMESPETGTNSTKGVGKTGPNFDDSIILNNGVAIPLSPPEQVKGDTSDYHLEMNEYIVYDVSQIRMRYLVEVSN from the exons ATGGCCACTTCAATAAAAAGAGGTGATCCTCAATCCGAAAAG ataaaatatattaaaggtacattttttgtaattagACCAGATGAAACATCAAAAGAACCATTTTGGATAGCATATGCATTAGAAGATGTACCAGCAAAGAATAAAGAAGTTTATGTTCGTTGGTTAACAGTATCAGATGAAGATGAGACTGAATATAAGGTTGGACCAGAGtcgtcatcatcaaatattccaattgaatcaattataGTTACAACAACATTAAAAGCCAATTCTAAACAAGAAAGTTCATAtagaatttcaaaaattgaacTTAGAAGAGTCAATACAATTGTTGAAAatgaatcatcatcagaagaagaagaggaagaggaaAGTAATGGTGAAGAAGAGAAAGAAGGTAATGCTCAAGAATCAGGATCAGAATCTGAAGAATCAGAATCTGAATCTGAAGTTCCAGTAAAGAAAACCAAAAAACAATTGGTAGAAGAACAAAAGAAATCAGCTGCTGCAgctaaaaaattacaaaaagaaaaagagaaagagaaagagaaagagaaagcaaagaaattaaaagaaaaagaaaaagaaaaagaaaaagcaaagaaacaaaaagagaaagagaaagaaaaagcaaagaaattaaaagaaaaggaaaaagaaaagaaaaaaaaaaattctgaATCTGAAAAaccaaagaaatcaaataaatcaaagaaaCAAGAAGATACTGAAAATGAATCGGAATCGGAATCAGAATCAGAATCAGAATCTTCTTCTAGTGAGtctgaaaaagaagaatcaTCAAAGAAATCATCCTCCAAAAAGAAAACCACCACCaaagaaaaatcaaaaccaaccaaaaaatcaaagaaacaAGAAactgaagatgaagaagagaGTGGTAGTGATGAATCATCAGGTGATGACGATGAAAAATCATCAAGTGATGAGGATGAAAGAGAGAAGAAATCATCAAAGAAATCGTCAACTGCTGCTAATGGTAAACCACAAGAAATTAAACCAATAGTTAAGAAATCAACtggtaaaagaaaaaagaatgaGGATTCAGATGCATCATCAGGTGATGAGGAAGAGGAGGAGGAAGATAAAACTACAACCAAGAAATCAAAGGGAAAAGGTGGGGAATCTAAAAAAGTTGTTAAAGAAAAAGTGACAAAAGTTGCAAAGCCAACCAAAGCATCAATTAAAGCACAAACCAAGAAAGGTAATCCAAATCCAGCAATCCCAGTTTTAGAGGTTGATCCAGGTTTTGAGTGGGCAAAGACAGCCACCACTTTATCAGATTTCTGTTGTTCAATTTGTAGAAGTAGAGAAGCTAGCAAAGCTATCATTGAAAACAATATTCCATTATTAAAAGAGATCATCAAAGAGAATCGTTACAATTCTCTTCTCTCCAATTGGTCAAGTGGTTTGGAGAAATCACCATTACACTATGCTATCATCAACAATAACATTGAAGCAATTGAACTCGTCTATAAAGATGCAAAGGATGAAGCTAAACTAAGACCATCATTACCAAATTTTGATAAAGCTTCAACTGGTACTTACTCAAAATATACTTATGGTCATAATGTTAGAGCTTTAACTCAATCAAGAGGTGGTAAAGAAGGCGATGAAGCTTTCTTACacgattcaaataattatcaagAACATGAA ttaacTTTAGAAGTTCAACAAACAAATATtatacaattaatattttcaaatagttGTGTAAAAATGACAACTATTCAAGAATTATTTAGATTAGATCCAACATTGAATGATAATGTTtcatataatatttattatgcTGTTAGAGCAGGTAATTTAGAGGTTAGTGAACATTTTGTAAAGGATTTATTTAAGAGGGGTGGAtttggttttaataatttacattcACAAGCATTAAGTGTTGATGGTAATGAAGAGTTTCTACCATTTAAATCGGTATCGGTTACAAAGAAACCAAACTTTGGTAATGTTACACCAATTCATTTCGCAGCAATCAATCCAAAAGgaaaatatttgaaacaaTTGTTGGATGTTTTATCAGAACCTTCAAGACCAGATCATAACTCATTCAGACCACTTCATTATGCTGCCGCTTGTACAGCACCTGTCAATATTCAATTGTTAACCAGTAAAGGTgttgaattaaatgatttaaattcattgggTATGACACCATTGATGATCGCATCTCAATTGGGCAGAGTTCAAAATATTAAAGCATTGGTAAAAGCTTCAAAAGAAAGACAAATTGTAAActttgttaaatttaaaaataagaaattacAAGATGCTCTTCATTTCGCCGCTGAGGCAGGTCAATTGGGTTCAATTCGTACTCTTTTAGAGGAGGGTGCTGATATTGATGTCTTTGAAAAAGGTACCAAATACACCGCATTAATGAAAGCTTCAATTATGGGTCATTTCGATGCAGTAAAGATTTTGGTTGAAGAAGGTAAAGCTGATGTTGAAAAGAAGGATAAATTCAAGAGAACCGCTTTAGTATTGGCTGCCATCAATGGTCATATTAAGATTGTTTCTTTCCTTTTACATTATAATGCCTCCTTTAAGGTTATTGATAGTTCAAAGAATTCCATTTTACATTTCACAGCTGCCTATGGTTGGATTGATATCATTCGTTATTTGGTTGAACAATTTCAAGCTCCAATCAATGAATTCAATGATTGGAAAACCACTCCATTATCGGTTGCAATTCGTAAAGGTCATTTCCAATGTACAAAATACCTTTTGGATAAAGATGCCGATGCAAATGTTACAGATGAAAACAATAGAAGTATCTTGCTACAATCATTGGTTAATTCATCATTGTCAATGGCTCTCATGgagaatattaaatatttgatCGTTCAAGGTAAAGCCAATGTAAATCATCaagataaagatttaaatggtgTTTTACATGTTTTATCATTGGCCGAGATTGAACTTCCAGGTGAagtaaaagaaaaacaaccaAACTATTATTGGGGTAGACAAGCAAAACCAGCTGAAGATCCAGTTAAAGCTGAAAAACGTTTACAagatcaattaaagattgtCGAGGAGATTGCAAACTATCTCATCTCTAAAGGTGCCAGTGTCAATAGTAAGAATAAAGATGGTTGCACACCATTGATGTTGGCATTCCAAGAAAAGAACATTCCAATCATTATCTATCTCTTGGGTAGAAGTGATGTTTCATTGGTTGGTACCTATAGCTCAACTAAATCAAATATCTTACATGACATTATGAAACTTGATGATAGTTTACACTTTTCAAAGATTacagatttattattaaaatcaaaggATTTGAAAACTATTATCAATCAATACAATAAAGAACATCTTACACCATTAATgtcaatcattaaaaactttaaatctGATACCACtgaaaagaatgaaaaattcttcaaattcttACGTTCACTCATTTCAAATGCTAAGCCTGATCTATCTTTAGTTGAAGAGAAATTAGTCATTGATGCTGATTCAATGGATGAATCTGATGATCATCATAATACAAGTAATATTAGTCATAATagtagtgatgatgataattcaGATAATGGttcagatgatgatgataatttagatgatgatgatgataattcaGATGGTAATTCAGATAACGATGATGATAACAAtagtgataatgaagaaCATGGTAAAAATAAGGatgataaagaattaatactTAAACGTTCAGTTTTACACTTTGCAGTTCAAACTGGttcattaaatattgttcaaattttattagaatttaaaccaaaagatattgatcaattaaatgtTTATAGTGAAACAGCACTTCATAATGCAATCGATGGTAATCATTTCCAAATTGCTTTCCTTTTAGTAGATAGTGGTGCCAATGTAAagatttcaaattcattcgAACGTTCACCATTACATTTGGCTTGTGCTAAAATGAATTTCCCATTGATTAAGAAATTAGCATCAAAAGGATCACCAATCAATAAACAAGATTTCAAAGGTTTAACACCATTGATGATTGCATGTCAAAACAAGGGTAACATTTCCGATGAAGCTTTAGAGGGTGAGGATAATCCAATCTCAATCCTCTTACAAAATGGTGCAGATCCAAAGATTGTTGAttcaaagaaaagaaatgCTTTACATTATAGTATCAATGCTAGTGGTGCCGATACAAATTCATCctttgaaattgaagatCTCTTAATTAAACATAAAGCACCTTTGAATGAAGTCGATTATTTAGGAAGAACTCCACTACATTATGCTTTCATCAAGATTGGTTCACGTTTCATCGATAATGGTACCTCTTATGATCCAGTTCAAGTGGTAAGTTCATTATGTTCCTTTGAATCCATTCAAATCGATAAACCTGATAAATTTGGTAGATCACCTTTATTCTATGCTTGTCAACATGGTAGTACCGTTTCTGCTCTCCTCTTAATTCAAAGAAAAGCTGATATTAATCGTGTTGATGAAGATGGTAATACACCTTTGGCTATCACTCTCTTATTTAAACACCCAGATTGTGCTATCAATGTAATTCAAAAAGGTGCAAATGTTAAAGGTACTTTAActaaattcaattataaaattactaAAACTGAAACTCCATGGAAAActgaaacaacaacaacaacaacaactccaAATGgtgccaccaccaccaccactactactaccactaccactaccactgcTAGTacttcaacaacagcatCAGCAAATATACTTCCTCAAGTTGCAGCTCCATTAAATAGAGGTAGAATTAGTAGAGCTCAACATTCAAATGCTGCCATTCAAGAACCTAAAATTCCACATTATAAACAACCAATGAAAGTCGAATATAAAGTTGAAAAGATTAATGTTTGTAAGGTTGGTTTATTCTATCATGTTGTATCAAATAATTGGCAAGGTGTTGCCTATATTATGTTGGACTCTGGTTTAGATAATTTCAGTGCACTTCATGATGCATTCAAAGCTGATAAATATCAATTGGCTCTaactttattatcaaaatgtCGTTCAGCTGCTgaattatcaccattatcaccaGAATCAAAACAAAACCTTTTCCATTTCATTGGTATGTACCCATCATCTGTTGCCAATTGGAGTGCTCGTGTtcaacaaaaattattatcatctggTGTTTCACCAAATCTCACTGATTCCACTGGTAGAACTCCACTTCACTATGCAGCTGTCTCTGAAAATGTTCCATTCACTCAATTCTTATTGActcaaaaattaaacattAATCAACAAGATAAGGAAGGTAATACACCATTATCATTGGCATTGATAAAGATTAAAACTCCAACTCCAATAACTAGTGatactcaacaacaacaaagcaCTGAAGATATTATCAAGAATTTCGTTTTACCAGCAGagttcaaattattattaaccaATTTACCAAATTTAGAATTGAAATTCAAATATGAAGAGAATGAAATCACTCCATTAATTTATgctatcaatattaaaaacattGGTTTAATTGGTACTTTATTGAATTCAAAAGCAAACATCAATACAGTCGATGCACTTGGTCAACCACCACTTTTCCATGCagttaaaacaaataaaatggatATTGTCAACTTGATACTCTCAAAGAAACCAAATATGAATATTCAAGATACCGATAAGAAATCTGTTATTCATTATGTAGTTAATCCAACTGAATATGgttcatttgaaaatgttaCCCTTTTGAATCTATTGGCTAAACAAGGTTCTAAAATCGATTTAGCAGATATCGCTGGTAAAACACCATTATACTATGCATCATTACAAGATTCTGGTAAGATGAAAGACGCTTTAATTAAATTGGGTGCAAAGAAGATTCCTCAAGAAACTTTACCAACTAGAGAAGTTTCAACCATTTCCAATTGGTCAGAGCTTAATACAGTCAATTATGAACaagattataataaatacatTGAAACCAAGAAAGAATTAATGGCTGCAAGCAATAAACAATTGAAACCACTCGTTGATCCAATCTCAAGAATGCAAGAGAATTCTGAAGTATATGTCGATTCAAATGGTTTAATCTTTGACATTCTTATGACTAAAGTCGATGCTAAACGTGGTAATTGGGGTGAGAATAATTTCTACAAAATGCAAATCATTTACAATCCTGGCTTGGATAGATATTTCTTATGGAATCGTTGGGGTAGAATTGGTGATGTTGGTCAATATCAAAAGACACCATTCAGTAAGGATGAAGCAGTCACTGAATTTTGTAAAGTTTTCAAAACCAAGAGTGGCAATGCTTTCAATCTCGATTCAATGTCCAATTTCCAAAAGATTGAAGGGCGTTATCATTTGGTACACATCGATAGAACTGATAAGACAAAGAAAGAGATCCTCCACCCATTCGTTCTCTCTCAATATCCAAAATCACAATTACCAAAAGAACTCTATGATGTTATGGCTCAATTCTGTAATGTTGAATCAATCTctcatcaattgaaaaatcttAAAATCGATACTGATATTATGCCATTGGGTCGTATTAGTAAAGATCTCATTCAAAAAGCCATTACAGTATTGGGTAAACTTAGTGAAGCAGTTGAACAAATTCGTTTGATCGAAGAGCACGAAGCCAATAAAAGAGCATCCTCTTTTACTAATGCTACAACTGTTGGTAGTGGTgttagtggtagtggtggtgattCAACTTCTACCACTGATAAACCAGAGGAACCAAATTTCCCACCACTCAATGATGTCAAAGAATCCTTAATTAAACTTAGTAATGAATTCTATGAATTAATTCCTCATTCAAACTTTTCCACCGAAAGAATGGTCATTTTGAAGAGTGCCAAAGAGATAACCGCCAAAACAACCCTCTTACAAAACTTGGATGAACTTGAGACCGTTTCAAAGATTTTGATTGCCGCTCACCAAAATACCACAATGCATCCATACGATTATTGTTTCAAAGCTCTTGGTGCCTCTTTGGAGAAATTGGATGCCAACTCTCCAGAATTTGGTATCCTTAAAAAGTACTCCGAGAATACCGGTTGCACAAAGAAGattgtaaatattttcaaactCCAAAGAAAAGGAGAGGTTGAAAGATTCCAAGCTCATAAAAATCTCAAGAATCATTTCCTACTATGGCATGGTAGTTTAACAACAAACTATCTCTCCATTTTATCTCAAGGCTTAAAGATTGCTCCACCAGAGGCTCCAGTCACTGGTTATATGTTTGGTAAAGGTATTTATTTCTCTGATATGTTTAGAAAATCTATAAACTATTGCGGTAGTTGGGATAGTTCTTCAGCAAATAGTTTCCTCTTACTCTCAGAGGTAGCTTTGGGTACAAtgaaagaatttaaaagCGCTCACTATATGGAATCCCCTGAAACTGGTACAAATAGTACTAAAGGTGTAGGTAAAACTGGTCCAAACTTTGACGATAGtatcattttaaataatggtgtTGCAATTCCTCTCTCTCCTCCAGAACAAGTTAAAGGTGATACTTCCGATTATCACTTGGAAATGAATGAATATATTGTTTATGACGTTTCTCAAATTAGAATGAGATATTTAGTTGAagtttcaaattaa